In Podospora pseudoanserina strain CBS 124.78 chromosome 5, whole genome shotgun sequence, a single window of DNA contains:
- a CDS encoding hypothetical protein (EggNog:ENOG503P08N; COG:O) translates to MASSEHPAVGCKTCTFFSEAILKTIRGEAVGENIIRLAASFDPKCATCKYTLDSFARLAPNSPLQLTCPMRLDCFPQKRFFFRTGCGCWDHSAYHLELLPSSELAPTSVHYKIIDADTIDISSLKRWPEYCEQHHEDCRPTPTQPPVTDMILIDVDEHRLVQFPGTPPKYTTLSYVWGVLPDILETRISNFSTLQLPSSLASPEILPRLPLTIQDAIKVTRDMGQRYLWVDRLCIIQDDEANKSQQIASMASIYANSQFTIIAADGADANTGLHGVGSSRPFPELPILEFSPECRMRPGPETEEARYFTTWHNRAWTFQERLLSRRSLVFFRGSVIWQCKCSVWVEGVAAEPDGMVVDETWRTEKKRPAHLAFDRHFTFELKTPKRPDFRYFEGLVRQYQRRRMTYQADGLRAFSGILDVLSRTYDGGFLHGMPKMFFDVAMLWEPQAGSKPRLVAPGSRELMFPSWSWASFQGNVANNLSDHTFGNNPSIELTPVVRWYHAPADEPISFVNLTPHLARMFKQGGVGGLDLKFFDVPTIDTGGLMVEKEKLGWLLHGSVSVASFRMQPEKEETSKLVRVAWEEEVAPFVNYHFLDSSGKIVGRLKVPFTREDPVLEKDALCECIVISEGKAYYTRSKWLKEIYLPEWGLNEETRELEEFHFYNVLWVEQREGIAYRRGCGTIWKEGWDRQNPEVRNIVLG, encoded by the coding sequence ATGGCCTCAAGCGAGCATCCGGCTGTTGGCTGCAAGACTTGCACCTTCTTTTCAGAGGCCATTCTCAAGACCATTCGAGGAGAAGCAGTCGGTGAGAACATCATCAGACTCGCCGCAAGTTTCGATCCAAAATGTGCCACCTGCAAATACACCCTCGACTCCTTCGCTCGTCTAGCTCCAAACTCGCCCCTCCAACTGACCTGTCCTATGCGACTCGATTGCTTTCCCCAAAAGCGATTCTTCTTTCGAACcggatgtggttgttgggaccACTCAGCCTATCACCTCGAGCTGCTTCCCTCATCAGAACTTGCTCCAACCTCGGTACACTACAAGATCATCGACGCAGACACAATCGACATCAGCTCCCTCAAGCGATGGCCGGAATACTGCGAACAGCACCATGAAGACTGCCGACCCACCCCCACTCAACCGCCCGTCACAGACATGATCCTAATCGACGTCGACGAGCACCGCCTCGTCCAGTTCCCCGGCACCCCCCCAAAGtacaccaccctcagctACGTCTGGGGCGTCCTCCCTGACATCCTCGAAACCCGCATCTCCAACTTTTCaaccctccagctcccaagcTCTCTCGCTTCCCCAGAGAtcctcccccggctcccACTGACAATCCAAGACGCCATCAAGGTCACGCGTGACATGGGCCAGCGCTACCTCTGGGTGGATAGACTCTGCATCATCCAAGACGACGAGGCCAACAAATCCCAGCAAATCGCCTCCATGGCCTCCATCTACGCAAACTCCCAGTTCACCATCATTGCCGCTGACGGAGCCGATGCCAACACTGGTCTCCATGGCGTGGGCTCTTCCCGCCCCTTTCCGGAACTTCCAATCCTGGAGTTTTCCCCCGAGTGCCGGATGCGTCCGGGGCCGGAGACAGAGGAGGCGAGGTATTTCACCACGTGGCATAACAGAGCTTGGACGTTCCAAGAACGGttgctgtcgaggaggtcgcTCGTTTTTTTTAGGGGGAGCGTGATCTGGCAGTGCAAGTGCTCCGTCTGGGTTGAAGGGGTCGCCGCGGAGccggatgggatggtggttgatgagacaTGGAGGACGGAGAAGAAAAGGCCGGCGCATCTGGCGTTTGATAGGCACTTCACGTTTGAGCTCAAGACCCCCAAGAGGCCCGACTTTCGCTATTtcgaggggttggtgaggcaGTATcaacggaggaggatgacgtaCCAAGCAGATGGTCTTCGGGCCTTTTCTGGAATTCTGGATGTCCTCAGCCGGACTTATGATGGTGGTTTTCTGCACGGGATGCCAAAGATGTTCTTCGACGTGGCCATGTTGTGGGAGCCTCAGGCGGGGTCAAAACCGAGGCTTGTCGCGCCGGGGAGCAGGGAGCTGATGTTTCCTAGCTGGTCGTGGGCTTCGTTCCAGGGGAACGTGGCGAACAACTTGAGCGATCACACTTTTGGGAACAACCCTTCGATCGAGCTGACTCCGGTGGTCAGGTGGTATCATGCTCCTGCTGATGAGCCGATCAGCTTTGTCAACCTCACTCCGCATCTCGCTCGGATGTTCAAgcaagggggtgttggggggttggatttgaAGTTCTTTGATGTGCCGACGATTGATACAGGCGGGCTTatggtggagaaggagaagttgggTTGGCTTCTTCATGGGAGTGTGTCGGTGGCTTCTTTCCGGATGCAGCctgagaaggaagagacCAGCAAGCTGGTCAGGGTTGcctgggaagaagaggtggcGCCGTTTGTGAACTACCATTTTTTGGATAGTTCTGGGAAAATAGTGGGCAGGTTGAAGGTTCCTTTCACGAGGGAGGATCCGGTTTTGGAAAAGGATGCGCTGTGTGAGTGTATCGTGATATCGGAAGGGAAGGCATACTACACGAGGTCGAAGTGGCTCAAGGAGATATACCTGCCGGAATGGGGACTGAACGAGGAAACTCGtgagctggaggagttcCATTTTTACAATGTTTTGTGGGTTGAGCAGAGGGAGGGAATTGCATATCGAAGGGGGTGTGGTACCATTTGGAAGGAGGGCTGGGATCGACAGAACCCAGAGGTGCGGAATATTGTCCTCGGTTGA
- a CDS encoding hypothetical protein (EggNog:ENOG503PEFR; COG:S), translated as MAMSKSVADQGRRQSVSWVGGDEWDPWRTTIQDLYQTQNLPLKDVMKVMEEEHGFRATQRMYKTRIKSWGLDKNFKECEVVELFRVRNERDRVGKRSTTYMIRGREVDWDRVQNYVRRKGLNITQLLASSAGTVSPCAREISCFTPPPEDGRPTGTRDLDVNLLRVSSPSSSSPSPSPPNSSNTNNLFPTTFPPISPAATTTTIHQPPQLPHPLDQTNNPLRRPSYPFPAPPPPLPIVTPHHHHPSSQLYTPQPPPPPPPLPSQYTTGTQLTTPQSFQLFLSRLYKTTMFQDGERAWGTTDFFLRNMRSLEWLSTIRYALAINKSFLVDGLDGTEGSEEIKRFKAVNRAFAVLEPGSKGVIGSRMFYIVNFLGCFHAGPDGGALKELAGRLMEDIVVKCFRGGDRGLWGDLRRVLSGGDGHEMEVDSVDELMEEGMSVGETAGRF; from the exons ATGGCTATGTCCAAGTCTGTTGCGGATCAAGGAAGACGCCAGTCTGTTagctgggttggaggggatgaaTGGGACCCGTGGAGGACGACGATACAGGACCTATACCAGACGCAGAACCTACCGCTCAAGGATGTCATGAAggtcatggaggaggagcatggCTTCCGAGCAAC ACAACGAATGTACAAGACACGTATAAAATCCTGGGGTCTCGACAAGAACTTTAAGGAGTGCGAAGTGGTAGAGCTATTCCGTGTCCGAAACGAGCGTGACAGGGTCGGGAAGCGATCAACAACGTACATGATCCGAGGTCGAGAAGTCGACTGGGACAGAGTGCAAAACTATGTCAGAAGAAAGGGGCTGAACATCACCCAGCTTCTCGCCTCCAGCGCCGGCACTGTCAGTCCATGCGCGAGGGAAATATCGTGTTttacaccacccccagaaGATGGGAGACCAACCGGCACCAGAGATCTGGATGTCAACTTACTGAGGgtatcctccccttcttcctcctcgccctccccatccccaccaaacagcagcaacaccaacaacctttTCCCCACAACCTTCCCCCCGATCTCTCCggccgcaacaacaacaacaatccaccaaccccctcaactcccGCATCCTCTCgaccaaaccaacaaccccctccgccgACCCTCCTATCCcttcccagcaccaccacccccattaCCGATCgtaaccccccaccaccaccacccctcctcccaactctataccccccaaccaccaccaccaccaccaccactcccatcaCAATACACCACGGGCACCCAactcacaaccccccaatccttccaactcttcctctcccgcctctACAAAACAACAATGTTCCAAGACGGCGAACGAGCCTGGGGAACAACAGATTTCTTCCTCCGCAACATGCGCTCGCTGGAATGGCTTTCCACCATCCGGTACGCCCTCGCGATCAATAAATCTTTTCTGGTTGACGGGTTGGATGGGACTGAGGGTAGTGAAGAGATTAAACGGTTCAAAGCTGTCAACCGCGCGTTTGCGGTCTTGGAACCGGGGAGTAAAGGCGTGATAGGGAGTAGGATGTTTTATATTGTTAACTTTCTCGGGTGCTTTCACGCTGGACCGGACGGGGGCGCGTTGAAAGAgctggcggggaggttgatggaggacATTGTTGTCAAATGTTTCCGGGGAGGGGATAGGGGGCTTTGGGGGGATCTGAGACGGGTTTTgagtgggggggatgggcaTGAGATGGAGGTCGACTCGGTGGATgagctgatggaggaggggatgtcGGTCGGGGAGACGGCAGGGAGGTtttga